The Clostridium sporogenes genome contains a region encoding:
- a CDS encoding TetR/AcrR family transcriptional regulator — protein sequence MARNKYPEETIERILEVSLKLFLEKGYEHTTIQDIVHALDGLSKGAIYHHFKSKDEIVDAVCEKVFSENNWFSTLKEDKNLNGLQKIQKLFSNSIADNTQIQMLPITSSLLKNPKFLAKQVEQTLTQGSMLFKELIEEGIADGSIKTDSPKELAEVILLLTNIWWNPAICPVTREEWIAKVTFVKKLLDGIGVPFINDETIESSKQFYDLAYGKTNNA from the coding sequence ATGGCTAGAAATAAGTATCCAGAAGAAACAATTGAACGAATACTTGAGGTATCCTTAAAACTTTTTTTAGAAAAAGGATATGAACATACAACTATTCAGGATATTGTTCATGCTCTTGATGGGCTTTCCAAGGGTGCTATATATCATCATTTTAAGTCAAAAGATGAAATAGTAGATGCGGTTTGTGAAAAAGTTTTTTCTGAAAATAACTGGTTTTCAACATTGAAGGAAGATAAAAACTTAAACGGTCTACAAAAAATACAAAAATTATTTAGTAATTCAATTGCAGATAATACGCAGATTCAAATGCTTCCTATAACTAGCTCTCTTTTAAAAAATCCAAAGTTTTTAGCAAAACAGGTTGAGCAGACACTTACACAAGGGTCAATGCTTTTCAAAGAGTTAATAGAGGAAGGCATTGCAGATGGCTCAATTAAAACAGATTCACCTAAAGAGTTAGCTGAGGTAATATTACTACTTACTAATATTTGGTGGAATCCTGCAATTTGTCCAGTTACTCGTGAGGAATGGATTGCTAAGGTAACGTTTGTTAAAAAATTACTTGATGGGATAGGAGTACCATTTATTAACGATGAAACTATAGAATCAAGTAAACAATTTTATGACTTAGCTTATGGTAAAACAAACAATGCTTAA
- the catA gene encoding type A chloramphenicol O-acetyltransferase: MKFNLIDKENWSRKPYFDYYMNNIKCTYSMTANIEITDLLMQVKRNNIKLYPILIYMTSKIVNNHEELRTSFDEEGNLGYWESMSPSFTIFHKDDESFSNIWTEYSDDFKTFYNNCLQDIGKYSNVKKLFAKENQPKNTFPVSCVPWFSFTGANLNVYSDGKSPYLLPIITYGKYFAQRAKSVIPISLQMHHAVCDGYHATRFLNELQAMAYNFKEWLIIK; the protein is encoded by the coding sequence GTGAAGTTTAATTTGATAGATAAAGAAAATTGGAGTAGAAAACCTTATTTTGATTACTATATGAATAATATTAAATGTACTTATAGCATGACTGCTAATATTGAAATTACAGATTTACTTATGCAAGTAAAAAGAAATAATATAAAATTATATCCTATCCTAATTTATATGACCTCAAAAATAGTAAACAACCATGAAGAATTACGCACTTCCTTTGATGAAGAGGGAAACTTAGGTTATTGGGAAAGTATGAGTCCTTCCTTTACTATATTTCATAAGGATGATGAGAGTTTTAGTAACATTTGGACGGAGTATTCTGATGACTTTAAAACATTTTATAATAATTGTCTTCAGGATATAGGAAAATACAGTAATGTAAAAAAGCTTTTTGCAAAAGAAAATCAGCCTAAAAATACCTTCCCTGTTTCTTGTGTTCCTTGGTTTAGTTTTACAGGAGCTAATCTTAATGTTTATTCAGATGGAAAATCTCCATATCTTTTGCCTATAATCACTTATGGTAAATATTTTGCACAGAGGGCTAAATCAGTAATACCTATTTCTCTACAGATGCATCATGCAGTTTGTGATGGTTATCATGCAACTAGATTTTTAAATGAATTGCAAGCTATGGCATATAATTTTAAAGAATGGCTAATAATTAAATAA